One genomic region from Metallosphaera tengchongensis encodes:
- a CDS encoding MFS transporter yields MEKMVESSRFRSPYGEYTIVVDSAGRKYRVGEDVKDITKKILGYPVGRRLLLLGAWMSFFFGSVLEYGWGTASTTVISHYGWSLAEGFFNYTAYVFFQATICATIFQWLRERGLISLRRSLLFGGAMLMVAYYLFANSFQPWIAYAGYAAIGGIGAGLGYATGGAIVNKWFPEKRGWRLGLANGAWAYGAVPYILLYIFAFNQSDFQTILYITGLTIGIGLMIAGLIVADPPKYWWPKNVDPIAAREAKLKSRELKANPPAVAQWTAREMLATPQGKAQMISFTLALAASLFNVSFYAPFGAAMGFGGGIAFAVGAAGFALTDGLGRPTQGFISSIIGRRKALTIFYSFMGLGGLGVLYAGLAHIAWLWAILAVATGAVSGACFVFDWLVIADYFGENYIGRNWSIPYALKVVGGAFGGIIAAVILTLVSGGTWADVVTSAPITITNFAWSVVFWIGAAFSLIAAALVFFVEKPPTLEQYIKVRQKLGEPIPPEIQQRVKGG; encoded by the coding sequence ATGGAAAAAATGGTAGAAAGTAGTAGATTTAGATCCCCTTACGGGGAATACACAATAGTGGTAGATAGCGCAGGGAGAAAGTATAGGGTAGGGGAGGATGTAAAGGACATAACGAAGAAGATATTGGGCTATCCAGTAGGCAGGAGGCTACTGCTTCTGGGCGCTTGGATGTCATTCTTCTTTGGGAGCGTGTTAGAGTATGGGTGGGGAACAGCATCAACTACTGTTATCTCTCATTACGGTTGGTCACTGGCTGAGGGGTTCTTCAACTACACGGCTTATGTATTTTTCCAAGCCACAATATGCGCAACTATTTTCCAATGGCTCAGGGAGAGGGGTCTAATAAGTCTAAGGAGATCTCTACTCTTCGGTGGAGCAATGTTAATGGTAGCTTACTACCTCTTCGCTAACTCCTTTCAGCCTTGGATAGCTTATGCTGGATATGCAGCTATAGGTGGTATCGGAGCTGGATTAGGTTACGCTACTGGAGGTGCTATCGTAAACAAATGGTTCCCAGAGAAAAGAGGATGGAGGCTAGGGCTTGCCAACGGCGCGTGGGCTTATGGGGCCGTCCCTTACATTTTATTATATATATTTGCATTTAACCAGAGCGACTTCCAGACTATTCTGTATATTACGGGTCTTACCATAGGAATAGGTCTAATGATAGCAGGACTAATTGTAGCTGATCCACCCAAGTATTGGTGGCCAAAGAACGTAGATCCCATAGCGGCAAGAGAGGCGAAGTTAAAGTCAAGGGAGCTAAAGGCAAATCCGCCAGCTGTAGCCCAGTGGACAGCTAGAGAGATGCTGGCTACACCTCAGGGTAAAGCTCAGATGATCTCGTTCACGCTTGCCTTAGCTGCATCTCTGTTCAATGTGTCCTTCTATGCACCCTTCGGAGCTGCCATGGGATTCGGGGGAGGTATAGCGTTTGCTGTGGGTGCTGCTGGTTTTGCCCTAACTGACGGTCTTGGAAGGCCTACTCAAGGATTTATTTCAAGTATCATAGGTAGAAGAAAGGCTCTAACTATATTCTACTCATTTATGGGGTTGGGAGGCTTAGGTGTACTTTACGCAGGTCTTGCTCACATTGCTTGGCTCTGGGCAATATTGGCTGTAGCGACGGGTGCTGTGTCCGGTGCATGTTTCGTTTTCGACTGGTTAGTAATAGCAGACTACTTCGGTGAGAACTACATTGGGAGAAACTGGAGCATCCCATATGCACTAAAAGTAGTTGGAGGGGCTTTCGGTGGAATTATTGCCGCTGTCATCCTAACTCTAGTCTCTGGTGGAACGTGGGCTGACGTAGTCACTAGCGCCCCAATAACCATAACAAACTTCGCTTGGTCTGTGGTGTTCTGGATTGGCGCGGCTTTCTCTTTGATAGCTGCGGCCTTAGTGTTCTTCGTTGAGAAACCTCCAACACTGGAGCAATACATTAAAGTCAGGCAAAAGCTCGGAGAGCCAATACCTCCTGAAATCCAACAAAGAGTGAAAGGAGGTTAA
- a CDS encoding thiolase domain-containing protein encodes MMKRVGIIGVGASKFGRRDDVSVRELAWESIKEAMEDAGVTQRDVQLVVAGSTAYRGVELYPAPPVSEYSSLLGKTPIRVEAACATGSAASFSAVNAVASGVADVALAVGFDKMTEVDTATSLAIGGRGGNYQWEFHMYGTTFPSYYALYATRHMAVYGTTEEDMALASVKAHKYASLNEKAHLRNRVTVEDVLKSRVISWPIKLLDSSPISDGSSAVIFASEEKIRELKIDTPVWIEAIGYGSDTSSIARRGEWTSLRASRDAAAMAYSRSGRSPTEIEYATVHDCFTIAEIMAYEDLGFAERGKGASLLREGQTEKDGRVAVNLFGGLKAKGHPLGATGLAMLYEVTKQLREEAGPVQHQFKNYVALTHNVGGTGHYAYVTVLSR; translated from the coding sequence ATCATGAAAAGAGTAGGAATAATTGGTGTAGGAGCCTCCAAGTTTGGTAGGAGGGATGACGTATCAGTTAGAGAACTGGCGTGGGAGTCCATAAAGGAAGCAATGGAGGATGCAGGTGTGACGCAGAGAGACGTTCAACTGGTTGTGGCTGGCAGCACAGCGTATAGAGGAGTAGAACTGTATCCTGCTCCACCAGTGTCTGAGTACTCATCCCTGCTTGGGAAAACTCCGATTAGAGTTGAGGCAGCATGTGCCACTGGATCTGCCGCATCTTTCTCCGCTGTAAACGCTGTGGCATCCGGGGTTGCTGATGTAGCCCTGGCTGTAGGATTCGATAAGATGACTGAAGTTGACACTGCCACTTCGTTAGCCATAGGAGGGAGGGGAGGAAACTATCAGTGGGAGTTTCATATGTACGGGACGACTTTCCCTTCGTATTATGCGCTTTACGCTACAAGACACATGGCAGTTTACGGAACCACAGAGGAGGACATGGCCTTAGCATCTGTTAAGGCGCATAAGTACGCTTCGCTGAACGAAAAGGCTCACCTAAGAAATAGGGTTACAGTCGAAGACGTGCTTAAATCTAGGGTTATATCCTGGCCCATAAAGCTCCTGGACTCGTCCCCCATAAGCGACGGTTCCTCCGCGGTCATATTTGCGTCGGAGGAGAAGATAAGGGAGCTCAAAATAGATACCCCAGTTTGGATTGAGGCCATAGGTTATGGGAGCGATACCTCCTCCATTGCCAGAAGGGGGGAGTGGACCAGCCTCAGAGCCTCGAGGGATGCGGCGGCCATGGCTTACTCTAGAAGCGGAAGGTCTCCCACTGAGATAGAGTACGCAACTGTTCATGACTGTTTTACCATTGCTGAAATAATGGCTTACGAAGACCTAGGTTTCGCGGAGAGGGGCAAGGGCGCCTCTCTCTTAAGGGAAGGACAGACGGAGAAGGACGGTAGGGTAGCTGTAAATCTCTTTGGTGGGTTGAAAGCAAAGGGTCATCCCTTAGGAGCCACTGGATTGGCGATGCTATATGAGGTAACTAAACAGTTAAGGGAGGAAGCGGGCCCTGTTCAACACCAGTTCAAGAATTACGTAGCCCTTACCCACAACGTAGGGGGGACTGGACATTACGCGTACGTAACAGTCCTTTCAAGGTGA
- a CDS encoding Zn-ribbon domain-containing OB-fold protein, which translates to MDGIPLELRYSLPEKGYERFWEGLKRGEIWATKCDKCGVVYYPPQVDCTNCMTKTEWVKLGNKGKIMTYTVVKAKPQGYDKLEDYVIGIVKTEEGVDLMCWIKGRPKVNDTVTLTTDGMRVIGETNAL; encoded by the coding sequence ATGGACGGAATACCCCTGGAGCTAAGGTATTCTCTCCCAGAGAAAGGATATGAGAGGTTCTGGGAGGGGTTAAAAAGGGGAGAAATATGGGCGACGAAGTGCGATAAATGTGGAGTAGTGTACTACCCGCCCCAAGTTGACTGCACCAACTGCATGACAAAAACGGAATGGGTTAAACTGGGGAATAAAGGCAAGATCATGACCTACACTGTCGTGAAGGCGAAACCTCAAGGTTACGACAAATTGGAGGACTACGTCATAGGAATTGTGAAAACGGAGGAGGGAGTGGACTTGATGTGTTGGATTAAAGGGAGACCGAAGGTAAATGATACCGTTACCTTAACCACAGATGGAATGAGAGTCATAGGTGAGACCAATGCTCTATGA
- a CDS encoding Lrp/AsnC family transcriptional regulator, with product MQDGKVDEIDLKILGRLRYNAKYTLTALSKEIGLPVSTIRYRIKKLEENEIIKGYVPLIDRLNLGYKVSIVMEIDAIPKYMDKVVNEISQFPSIVRVYGMDSGPRLHVHAVFKEEEEAYSFISNRLYNIKGINSVDTSKIIRRYKIDPSILL from the coding sequence ATGCAAGATGGAAAGGTGGATGAAATTGACCTGAAAATCTTGGGCAGACTGAGGTACAACGCTAAGTATACCCTCACGGCGTTGTCTAAGGAAATAGGTCTACCTGTAAGTACCATAAGATATAGAATAAAGAAGCTCGAAGAAAACGAGATCATTAAGGGGTACGTCCCGCTTATTGATAGGCTCAATCTAGGTTACAAGGTCTCCATAGTCATGGAAATAGACGCTATTCCGAAGTACATGGACAAGGTAGTGAATGAGATATCTCAATTCCCCTCCATAGTAAGGGTATACGGGATGGATAGCGGCCCTAGGCTGCACGTCCATGCAGTGTTTAAGGAAGAGGAGGAAGCTTACAGTTTTATCTCAAATAGACTATATAATATAAAGGGCATCAATTCAGTGGACACATCCAAGATCATTAGAAGGTACAAAATCGATCCATCAATACTTCTGTAG
- a CDS encoding thiamine pyrophosphate-dependent enzyme, translated as MYKSIIKTMKDVPLEEFYTSGHRTCQGCESAMVMRYLAKVAGPRTIVVGATGCMYVANTTYYTTSWVVPWVHTQLGGSGAAALGTSAALRALMRKGKIKEEPINVIVFCGDLGCADMGLSGVSNAMTYDYNLLIVLYDNESSANTDIQETSMTPYGAQTSFSRPGTARRIMKRRWKKSVVPMIIAGHRNIRYAATTTPAYPLDTMNKIKKALEIGGPTFIHSLDPCPKGWDYDPMYSHELGTLSVETGLWPLYEFVDGKLIYNEPTKGIVEGRVKRKPVREYLEKQGRFSHFTEEDYEYFQKMVDEMYTSWEIPGVMPIKSVIK; from the coding sequence TGGTGATGAGGTATCTAGCTAAGGTTGCCGGCCCTAGAACCATAGTGGTCGGTGCAACAGGGTGTATGTATGTAGCCAACACCACATATTATACTACGTCATGGGTGGTACCTTGGGTGCACACTCAGTTGGGTGGATCTGGTGCAGCAGCCTTGGGTACATCAGCAGCCCTTAGAGCCTTAATGAGGAAGGGTAAAATTAAGGAGGAACCCATCAACGTAATAGTGTTCTGCGGAGACCTGGGGTGCGCAGACATGGGTCTGTCTGGAGTATCCAATGCTATGACATATGACTATAACTTACTCATAGTGCTCTACGACAATGAGTCCTCGGCAAACACCGACATCCAGGAGACCAGTATGACGCCATACGGAGCACAAACATCCTTCAGCAGACCGGGTACAGCCAGAAGGATCATGAAGAGAAGATGGAAGAAAAGCGTAGTCCCCATGATAATTGCAGGACACCGAAACATTAGATACGCTGCAACTACCACACCTGCTTATCCATTGGATACGATGAACAAAATAAAGAAGGCCTTAGAGATAGGAGGACCAACGTTCATACACTCACTAGATCCCTGTCCAAAAGGATGGGATTACGATCCAATGTACTCTCACGAGTTGGGAACGCTATCTGTGGAGACTGGCTTATGGCCTCTATACGAATTTGTGGACGGTAAGCTCATCTATAACGAACCTACAAAGGGTATAGTAGAGGGCAGGGTGAAGAGAAAGCCCGTAAGGGAGTATCTGGAAAAGCAGGGTAGGTTCTCCCACTTTACTGAAGAGGACTATGAATATTTCCAGAAGATGGTCGATGAGATGTACACCTCATGGGAAATACCAGGTGTGATGCCAATTAAGTCGGTAATAAAGTAA
- a CDS encoding MFS transporter has product MRRENFIIIGFVTMCFNSLYQYSWNALEPLLKAGFNASLVQISLGFTLFSIFSSFFQPIGGHFADKNGPRTIGIIASVLASLGFLGTYLSPTILSFYAFWSIGSIGEGILYGIAANLAIKWFLDRMGFATGLVSMGFGLGSVIANPLILYVNNYRVVTLTIGIAELVVITSLMFLSSYPKSTGGRPPGKVIFSSKFWLIYVSFVGAVIPLTTLSSQLAVLGESLPHTELVTLISIFPLLSGVMRPFFGRIADRVGIVRTTLILNTILTLGSVLLLLKEIAISSILIGFAGGSMITLYFNVAGEIFGTRFSTVNSGILYTGKALGGVLGSTLFAILYSINSEISDIYLVLTAFIGVLALLPVFPSRGGKSLRG; this is encoded by the coding sequence ATGAGGAGAGAAAATTTCATTATAATAGGATTTGTGACGATGTGCTTTAACTCACTATACCAGTACTCTTGGAACGCTCTCGAGCCACTTCTTAAGGCGGGTTTTAACGCCTCTCTAGTACAGATTTCCTTAGGATTTACTCTGTTTAGCATCTTCTCCTCCTTTTTTCAGCCAATAGGGGGACATTTCGCTGACAAAAACGGACCGAGGACGATAGGAATTATAGCTTCTGTTCTAGCCTCGTTGGGTTTCCTTGGAACTTACCTTTCCCCAACCATTTTATCGTTTTACGCATTTTGGTCCATAGGTAGTATAGGTGAGGGAATACTTTATGGGATAGCCGCCAACCTGGCTATAAAATGGTTTCTTGATAGGATGGGCTTCGCAACAGGTTTGGTTTCCATGGGATTTGGGCTTGGTTCGGTGATCGCAAATCCCCTTATCCTCTACGTAAATAACTATAGAGTGGTGACATTGACCATAGGGATAGCTGAGCTTGTCGTAATAACTTCACTCATGTTCCTCTCCTCATATCCTAAGTCAACCGGAGGGAGACCACCCGGAAAGGTGATCTTCAGCTCTAAGTTTTGGCTAATATACGTCTCCTTCGTCGGAGCCGTTATTCCTCTAACAACACTGTCTTCCCAGTTGGCTGTCCTGGGGGAGTCGTTACCCCATACCGAATTGGTCACTTTAATTTCGATTTTCCCGTTACTCAGTGGTGTCATGAGACCATTTTTTGGGAGAATAGCGGACCGAGTGGGAATAGTCAGGACCACGTTGATCCTCAACACGATCCTGACATTGGGATCGGTTCTCCTTCTGTTAAAGGAGATCGCGATCTCCTCCATTTTAATTGGTTTCGCTGGAGGTTCAATGATAACCCTATACTTCAATGTCGCAGGAGAGATATTTGGAACCAGATTCTCTACAGTTAACAGTGGAATTCTTTACACTGGAAAGGCGTTGGGAGGAGTGCTAGGTAGCACTCTCTTCGCCATCCTATATTCGATAAATTCAGAAATTTCTGATATCTACCTAGTCCTCACTGCTTTTATAGGAGTTCTTGCCCTTCTGCCCGTCTTTCCAAGTCGAGGAGGGAAGAGCTTACGGGGTTAA